One Coriobacteriia bacterium DNA window includes the following coding sequences:
- a CDS encoding helix-turn-helix transcriptional regulator translates to MKPLSSDDETRNVILPGSQEPSQNTGTIATVEDLVGVAGFSLYLTWLFLILVNTLLMNSGIPRDSAVGVIAFFFAGEVVASGFAWALSKRLMSVSGIRIVVVVAAVLTPMCGVSMFLWSADETLLRGIWFLAGFGAVCLLCLWGIFLSQLNHRRAVTYPAVAMFAEVFLLLVVLYFFKIETLKVTMIVLPLLSSALFARWIYRSNLEYIVSYYYFTRPPAWKSLLHSSSAMVANGFLLGFVIFAISVTALPSVSVIVLGAMLAAALFKIYDASHQEWFEVSELIKEIAPTAAIGLLLLPIVDQQYRVILLAIMILVATVNEIICWSAVAQYMHVYQLAPFANMAFGRIGDIVGLAFGYFCAYTVLGTSFEGAIRLPILLDIAVIILIFMQAFFFRNSYTPFTEHPVMDHDFPSPKNDSQHAGYWKMKCVGFANYYQLSQRQQEVLIWLAKGHSRASIEKTMFISGHTVKAHIYGIYRKTDVHSRQELIDAIEKFQLDDEQEYDVEAW, encoded by the coding sequence ATGAAACCGTTGTCATCAGACGATGAAACGCGCAACGTCATTCTCCCTGGGAGTCAAGAACCCAGCCAGAACACCGGAACCATCGCCACAGTCGAAGACCTCGTGGGGGTCGCCGGATTCTCCCTGTATCTGACATGGCTGTTCCTCATTCTCGTCAATACACTGCTGATGAACTCCGGCATTCCCAGAGACTCGGCGGTCGGTGTGATCGCCTTCTTCTTCGCGGGAGAAGTCGTGGCGAGCGGCTTTGCGTGGGCGCTGTCCAAGCGTCTGATGTCGGTGTCGGGGATCAGGATCGTAGTCGTCGTTGCGGCAGTTCTCACGCCGATGTGCGGCGTCAGTATGTTTCTATGGAGCGCCGACGAGACCCTCTTGAGAGGTATATGGTTTCTTGCGGGGTTCGGAGCCGTATGTCTCCTTTGTCTTTGGGGGATCTTCCTCTCGCAGCTGAACCACAGGCGGGCTGTCACCTATCCGGCAGTAGCCATGTTTGCCGAGGTCTTCCTCCTGCTAGTCGTGCTGTACTTCTTCAAAATTGAGACCCTCAAAGTGACGATGATTGTGCTTCCTTTGCTTTCGAGCGCTCTGTTCGCAAGATGGATCTATCGTTCGAACTTGGAATACATTGTCTCCTATTACTACTTCACAAGACCTCCTGCTTGGAAGTCGTTGCTGCATTCTTCGTCAGCAATGGTCGCCAACGGGTTCCTTCTTGGATTCGTCATATTCGCCATCTCTGTTACAGCTCTACCTTCAGTCAGCGTAATCGTGCTAGGAGCCATGCTCGCGGCGGCGTTGTTCAAGATCTATGACGCTTCACACCAGGAATGGTTTGAAGTCAGCGAATTGATCAAGGAAATAGCGCCGACCGCTGCGATAGGGCTTCTGCTGCTTCCGATTGTTGATCAACAGTACCGGGTGATTCTTCTCGCTATCATGATTCTGGTTGCTACTGTGAACGAAATAATATGCTGGTCGGCCGTCGCCCAGTACATGCATGTCTATCAATTGGCTCCGTTTGCAAATATGGCATTTGGACGAATTGGTGACATAGTAGGACTTGCATTTGGATACTTCTGCGCATACACCGTTCTCGGCACGTCCTTTGAAGGCGCTATCAGGTTACCGATTCTGCTAGATATTGCCGTGATAATACTGATATTCATGCAGGCGTTCTTCTTCAGAAACAGCTACACACCGTTCACCGAGCATCCCGTTATGGATCACGATTTCCCGAGCCCAAAGAATGATTCGCAGCATGCTGGCTATTGGAAGATGAAGTGCGTCGGCTTCGCGAACTACTACCAGTTGAGCCAGCGCCAACAAGAGGTCTTGATCTGGTTGGCGAAAGGACACTCAAGGGCGTCTATCGAAAAGACGATGTTCATCTCAGGTCACACGGTCAAGGCTCACATTTACGGCATCTATCGCAAGACCGACGTGCACTCGAGGCAGGAACTCATAGATGCGATAGAGAAGTTCCAACTCGATGATGAACAAGAGTACGACGTAGAAGCTTGGTAG
- a CDS encoding helix-turn-helix transcriptional regulator: protein MGVAGFSLYLTWLFLILVNTLLMNSGIPRDSAVGVIAFFFAGEVVASGFAWALSKRLMSVSGIRIVVVVAAVLTPMCGVSMFLWSADETLLRGIWFLAGFGAVCLLCLWGIFLSQLNHRRAVTYPAVAMFAEVFLLLVVLHFFKVETLKVTMIVLPLLSSALFARWIYRSNLEYIVSCYCITRPPAWKSLLHSSSAMVANGFLLGFVIFAISVTALPSVSVIVLVAMLAAALFKIYDASHQEWFEVSELIKEIAPTAAIGLLLLPIVDQQYRVILLAIMILVATLNEIVCWSAVAQYMHVYQLVPFANMAFGRIGDIVGLALGYFCAYTVLGTSFEGAIRLPILLDIAVIALIFMQAFFFRNSYTPFTEHPVMDHDFPSPKNDSQHAGYWKMKCVGFANYYQLSRRQQEVLVWLAKGHSRASIEKTMFISGHTVKAHIYSIYRKTDVHTRQELIDAIEKFQLDDEEE from the coding sequence GTGGGGGTCGCCGGATTCTCCCTGTATCTGACATGGCTGTTCCTCATTCTCGTCAATACACTGCTGATGAACTCCGGCATTCCCAGAGACTCGGCGGTCGGTGTGATCGCCTTCTTCTTCGCGGGAGAAGTCGTGGCGAGCGGCTTTGCGTGGGCGCTGTCCAAGCGTCTGATGTCGGTGTCGGGGATCAGGATCGTAGTCGTCGTTGCGGCAGTTCTCACGCCGATGTGCGGCGTCAGTATGTTTCTATGGAGCGCCGACGAGACCCTCTTGAGAGGTATATGGTTTCTTGCGGGGTTCGGAGCCGTATGTCTCCTTTGTCTTTGGGGGATCTTCCTCTCGCAGCTGAACCACAGGCGGGCTGTCACCTATCCGGCAGTAGCCATGTTTGCCGAGGTCTTCCTCCTGCTAGTCGTGCTGCATTTCTTCAAGGTAGAGACCCTCAAAGTGACGATGATTGTGCTTCCGTTGCTTTCGAGCGCTCTGTTCGCGAGATGGATCTATCGTTCGAACCTGGAATACATAGTCTCCTGCTACTGCATCACAAGACCCCCTGCATGGAAGTCGTTGCTGCATTCTTCGTCGGCAATGGTCGCCAACGGGTTTCTACTCGGATTCGTCATATTCGCCATCTCCGTTACAGCTCTGCCCTCAGTCAGCGTGATCGTACTGGTTGCCATGCTCGCAGCGGCGCTGTTCAAGATATATGACGCGTCACACCAGGAATGGTTTGAAGTCAGCGAATTGATCAAGGAAATAGCGCCGACCGCTGCGATAGGGCTTCTGCTGCTTCCGATTGTTGATCAACAGTATCGGGTGATTCTTCTCGCTATCATGATTCTGGTCGCCACTCTGAACGAAATCGTATGCTGGTCGGCCGTTGCCCAGTACATGCATGTCTATCAATTGGTCCCGTTTGCAAATATGGCATTTGGACGAATTGGTGACATAGTTGGACTTGCATTGGGGTACTTCTGCGCATACACCGTTCTCGGCACGTCCTTTGAAGGCGCTATCAGGTTGCCGATTCTGCTAGATATTGCTGTGATAGCGCTGATCTTCATGCAGGCGTTCTTCTTCAGAAACAGCTACACACCATTTACCGAGCACCCCGTTATGGATCACGATTTCCCAAGTCCAAAGAATGATTCGCAGCATGCTGGATATTGGAAGATGAAGTGCGTCGGCTTCGCGAACTACTATCAGTTGAGCCGACGTCAACAAGAAGTCTTGGTCTGGCTGGCGAAAGGGCACTCAAGGGCGTCTATCGAAAAGACGATGTTCATCTCAGGTCACACGGTCAAGGCTCACATCTACAGCATCTATCGCAAGACCGACGTGCACACGAGGCAGGAACTCATAGATGCGATAGAGAAGTTCCAGCTCGATGATGAAGAGGAATAG
- a CDS encoding carbohydrate-binding domain-containing protein translates to MRLRRLLSLLIGILMVLALAGCGSQASQSASSAAEATATVSAENAATHDDPADYTWNEASVVDIVLKGTSISTNAAGAAVNGSTVTLTAAGTYRFTGSLSDGQIVVDTKDNAVVRLILNGVEITNADGPAILVSKAEKVVVALAKGTMNRLADSASYKTTTANSDEPNATLYSTSNLTIFGDGSLTVDANYNDGIASKDGLIIASGTITVDAVDDGIRGKDYLVVKDGNLSVTAGGDGLKADNAEDATKGYVSVAAGSITVKAGTDAIDAETDAIVSGGKLTLNSGGGSGAKLGQDVSAKGIKGTVSVAISGGTIGIDSADDAIHSNNAVVIGGGTVTIATGDDAVHADSALQIDNGVVNVTRSYEGLESANITINGGEIHIVATDDGINVAGGNDGSGTAMTGGAPGNDRFAQRGAAGAGAGTGGAGGGEAVGNYYLTINGGTITIDAEGDGLDSNGSITMTGGVVVVHGPTRGGNGALDANGTFNMTGGTLVAACSDAGMAESITQPSSQAAVYLKTSIKAETLIHLETADGKDVLTFLPTKNVAVLVFSSPDLVSGTAYNVYLGGNASGASLAGLYQSDAYTPGTKTLSVTAKTP, encoded by the coding sequence ATGAGACTGCGACGGCTTCTATCGCTTCTGATCGGCATCCTGATGGTGCTTGCGCTTGCCGGGTGCGGCTCGCAGGCTAGTCAATCGGCCTCCTCGGCTGCCGAGGCAACGGCGACCGTGAGCGCCGAGAATGCCGCGACTCATGACGACCCGGCCGACTACACGTGGAACGAAGCGAGCGTTGTCGATATCGTCCTCAAGGGCACCTCGATCTCAACGAATGCCGCAGGCGCGGCCGTCAATGGCAGCACAGTAACACTGACCGCCGCCGGGACCTACCGGTTCACCGGTTCACTTTCCGACGGACAGATCGTCGTTGACACGAAGGACAACGCGGTCGTTCGCCTGATCCTGAACGGCGTCGAAATCACGAATGCGGACGGTCCCGCCATCCTGGTCTCCAAGGCCGAGAAGGTCGTTGTTGCCTTGGCCAAGGGAACCATGAACCGCCTTGCCGATAGCGCGTCATACAAGACCACCACCGCCAACTCGGATGAGCCCAACGCGACGCTCTACAGCACGTCGAATCTGACGATCTTCGGCGACGGGTCGCTGACGGTCGATGCCAACTACAATGACGGCATAGCCAGCAAGGACGGGCTCATCATCGCCAGCGGCACGATCACGGTCGATGCGGTTGACGACGGTATCCGCGGCAAAGACTACCTCGTCGTCAAGGACGGGAATCTCAGCGTCACTGCCGGCGGTGACGGCCTCAAAGCCGACAATGCCGAGGACGCGACCAAGGGGTATGTCTCGGTAGCCGCCGGCAGTATCACCGTCAAGGCAGGAACTGACGCGATCGACGCCGAGACGGACGCGATCGTCAGTGGCGGAAAGCTCACGCTCAATTCCGGCGGCGGGAGTGGCGCCAAGCTCGGCCAGGATGTCTCGGCCAAGGGCATCAAGGGAACCGTCAGCGTCGCGATCAGCGGCGGAACGATCGGAATCGACTCGGCCGATGACGCCATTCACTCCAACAACGCTGTCGTTATCGGTGGCGGTACGGTTACGATCGCTACGGGGGACGACGCCGTCCACGCGGATTCCGCGCTGCAGATCGACAACGGTGTAGTCAACGTCACACGCTCCTACGAGGGCCTCGAGAGCGCGAACATCACCATTAACGGCGGGGAGATCCACATTGTCGCGACGGATGACGGCATCAACGTCGCGGGAGGCAACGACGGTTCCGGGACGGCGATGACCGGCGGCGCTCCCGGAAACGACCGCTTCGCCCAACGCGGTGCAGCTGGTGCTGGCGCCGGTACCGGTGGTGCCGGCGGCGGCGAAGCGGTCGGCAACTACTACCTCACCATCAACGGCGGCACGATCACCATCGACGCAGAGGGTGACGGGCTGGACTCTAACGGCTCTATCACCATGACCGGCGGCGTCGTAGTCGTGCACGGTCCAACCCGGGGCGGCAACGGCGCCCTCGATGCGAACGGCACATTCAACATGACGGGCGGCACGCTGGTCGCTGCGTGCTCCGACGCTGGGATGGCCGAGAGTATCACTCAGCCGTCATCACAAGCGGCGGTCTACCTGAAGACGAGCATCAAAGCCGAGACCCTGATACACCTCGAGACGGCTGACGGGAAAGATGTGCTGACGTTTCTCCCCACCAAGAACGTTGCAGTCTTAGTCTTCTCTTCACCGGATCTCGTGTCGGGCACGGCGTACAACGTGTACCTCGGTGGCAACGCCAGCGGAGCGAGCCTCGCGGGCCTGTATCAGAGCGACGCATACACTCCGGGCACCAAGACGCTGTCCGTCACAGCGAAGACGCCGTAG
- a CDS encoding polyphosphate polymerase domain-containing protein, protein MTSHSLTESIWELDAVDLSALDRAAALQTRKDRKYIVPSSVLEEAIREMGHEISALTIDGKRMFRYESAYFDTPDLHSYLAAAYGRPSRFKVRTRTYMDSGKCLLEVKARERTDLTVKHRCPYPLEDRSRLTAEGRLFIEQFNPVAMISRDLRHTLTVRYLRTTLFEAASASRVTVDTEIEAITHDGRHLRLPSLVIVETKTCGAPSRFDRRLWSAHCRPVKVSKYCTTLAAIDPSLPANKWSRVLRSHFDSLGDDEACRERVSARSLTA, encoded by the coding sequence ATGACCTCGCACTCGCTGACGGAGAGCATCTGGGAACTGGACGCCGTCGACCTGTCGGCACTTGACCGTGCGGCCGCTCTCCAGACTCGCAAGGACCGAAAGTACATCGTGCCCTCCAGCGTGCTCGAGGAGGCGATCAGAGAGATGGGCCACGAGATCAGTGCTTTGACGATTGATGGCAAGCGCATGTTCCGTTACGAATCCGCCTACTTCGACACGCCGGATCTCCACTCGTATCTCGCAGCGGCATACGGCCGTCCCAGCCGTTTCAAGGTGCGCACCCGAACGTATATGGACAGCGGGAAGTGTCTCCTTGAGGTCAAAGCTCGTGAGCGCACGGACTTGACCGTCAAACATCGGTGCCCGTATCCGTTGGAGGATCGTTCCCGTCTTACGGCTGAGGGACGCCTCTTCATTGAACAGTTCAATCCCGTGGCCATGATCAGCCGAGATCTCCGGCACACCCTCACCGTGCGGTATCTCCGCACTACGTTGTTCGAAGCTGCCTCGGCAAGTCGCGTGACCGTCGATACAGAGATCGAAGCAATCACGCACGACGGCAGGCATCTTAGGCTGCCGAGTCTGGTGATCGTTGAGACGAAGACCTGCGGTGCACCGAGCAGGTTTGACCGCAGGCTGTGGTCGGCGCACTGCCGACCAGTGAAGGTCAGCAAGTACTGCACGACACTTGCGGCTATCGATCCCTCTCTCCCCGCGAACAAGTGGAGCCGGGTGTTGCGCTCACACTTTGACTCGCTGGGAGATGACGAGGCCTGCCGTGAGCGGGTGTCGGCACGCTCGTTGACTGCATGA
- a CDS encoding DUF4956 domain-containing protein has product MERFFPFVLDLLAIVIMTFALYFPRHRRKDMVVSYLGANIGVAAVAAILSSSTVAVGLGLGLFGILSIIRLRSDELNQPEVAYYFASLALGLLAGVSVTPLWLSPVLTGAILLALFIGDHPRLFARHRNQIITLDAAFTNEAALIRHLEELLGATVHVAIVRKLNLVNETTVAEVHYELPRQVDEYVAEQHGIRATEGRS; this is encoded by the coding sequence ATGGAACGCTTTTTTCCTTTCGTTTTGGATCTACTGGCGATTGTCATCATGACGTTCGCCCTGTATTTCCCCAGGCATCGCCGCAAGGACATGGTGGTCTCCTACCTTGGCGCCAACATAGGCGTTGCGGCGGTAGCCGCGATTCTTTCGTCGTCCACGGTCGCCGTCGGCTTGGGACTCGGTCTGTTCGGTATTCTGTCGATCATCCGGCTTCGATCGGACGAGTTGAACCAGCCGGAGGTAGCCTACTATTTCGCGTCACTTGCACTCGGTCTGCTCGCCGGAGTTTCGGTCACTCCGCTCTGGCTGAGTCCCGTGTTGACGGGAGCCATACTCCTGGCGCTCTTCATCGGCGATCATCCGCGGTTGTTCGCCCGTCACCGGAACCAGATCATCACGCTTGACGCCGCTTTCACCAACGAAGCGGCGCTGATCCGACATCTGGAGGAACTTCTCGGCGCCACGGTGCACGTCGCCATCGTGCGGAAACTGAACCTGGTGAACGAGACAACGGTGGCCGAAGTGCACTATGAGTTGCCTAGGCAGGTAGACGAGTATGTCGCAGAGCAGCACGGTATCCGAGCGACTGAAGGCAGGTCATGA